In Calditrichota bacterium, the following are encoded in one genomic region:
- a CDS encoding flagellar hook-basal body complex protein — protein sequence MMRSLYAGISGLRNFQAKMDIIGNNIANVNTAAFKGSRITFAETIAQTLSGEIAPTEGLGGVNPIQVGLGMRTLSVDTNFAQGSLEATGNMTDLAVQGDGFFMVSDGTQTFYTRAGSFHLDGQGNLVTAGGQKVLGYIPDPNRIGELDRAKERPINIPLGKQSQAKATSEVQLRGNLDMHMSQSTASLVNAGETGIRNISGRSRDGVGGRHRIEITGENATRSTGSGATEGLNLTNNLRALGIADVSGFTVVVDGDRSVRISGLTIDSTISDLLHAINSQVAGVSAQLDANGAIQITRLYSGEGQRYNVELRDTGDSNVVATLFDEAGTFRVENGTSSTLVAVDNFTPNATGVMVARALNLEVDERTGLVNGIRDLGGGGVFVNAPLGLQAGTATIDTADTRHSTSLLVYDSLGNTHNFTANFTRTETPGVWRWSVNLQEPAVLIEGGSGQVTFNADASLQSFTYDGNLNHLTFNPGNGAQNIDVVFNPGSFNGFDGLTQTSSSTTAMATGQDGYGPGTLQGLYIDINGQIFGNYSNGKTEILSQILLANFTNPQGLERVGENLYRQTTNTGQPRITSAAQAGAKVNAGYLEMSNVDLSREFTDMILVQRAFQAAARVITSSDGLLQEITQLKR from the coding sequence CTTGCGTAACTTCCAGGCCAAAATGGACATCATCGGCAACAACATCGCCAATGTCAACACGGCCGCGTTCAAGGGATCACGGATAACGTTCGCCGAGACTATCGCGCAGACCTTGTCGGGGGAAATCGCTCCCACCGAAGGACTGGGCGGGGTCAACCCGATTCAGGTCGGGCTCGGCATGCGGACACTGTCCGTCGATACCAACTTCGCCCAGGGATCGCTCGAAGCGACCGGCAATATGACCGATCTCGCGGTCCAGGGCGACGGGTTCTTCATGGTCTCGGACGGGACGCAGACGTTCTACACCCGGGCGGGCTCGTTCCACCTTGACGGCCAGGGCAACCTCGTTACGGCGGGCGGGCAGAAGGTGCTCGGCTACATCCCCGATCCTAACCGCATCGGGGAACTCGACCGTGCCAAGGAGCGCCCGATCAACATCCCGCTCGGCAAGCAGAGTCAGGCCAAGGCGACGTCCGAAGTGCAACTGCGCGGGAACCTCGACATGCACATGAGCCAGTCCACCGCGTCGCTCGTGAACGCCGGTGAAACCGGCATTCGCAACATCTCGGGGCGGTCTCGCGACGGTGTCGGCGGACGGCACCGAATCGAAATCACCGGTGAGAACGCTACCCGCTCGACAGGCTCGGGCGCAACCGAGGGACTCAATCTGACCAACAACCTGCGCGCGCTCGGAATAGCCGATGTGAGCGGCTTTACCGTCGTCGTCGATGGCGACCGGTCGGTCCGCATCAGCGGGCTTACGATCGACTCGACGATCAGCGACCTCCTACACGCCATCAACAGCCAGGTAGCCGGCGTCAGCGCGCAACTCGACGCCAACGGCGCGATTCAGATCACCCGACTCTACTCGGGCGAAGGTCAGAGATACAACGTCGAACTGCGGGACACCGGCGACTCAAACGTCGTCGCGACGCTCTTTGACGAGGCTGGGACGTTCCGGGTCGAAAACGGCACCTCCTCGACGCTGGTCGCGGTCGATAACTTCACCCCCAATGCGACGGGTGTGATGGTTGCGCGGGCGCTCAACCTCGAAGTCGATGAGCGGACCGGGCTGGTGAACGGTATCCGCGATCTGGGCGGCGGCGGTGTCTTCGTCAATGCGCCGCTCGGATTGCAGGCAGGAACCGCGACCATCGACACCGCCGACACGCGGCACTCGACCTCGCTTCTGGTCTATGACTCGCTCGGCAACACGCACAACTTCACGGCTAACTTCACCCGAACCGAGACTCCGGGCGTCTGGCGCTGGTCGGTCAATCTGCAGGAGCCAGCGGTCTTGATCGAGGGCGGCTCGGGACAGGTTACGTTCAATGCCGACGCATCGCTCCAGTCGTTCACCTACGACGGCAACCTGAACCACCTGACGTTCAATCCCGGGAATGGCGCGCAGAACATCGACGTCGTTTTCAATCCCGGGTCCTTCAACGGCTTCGACGGATTGACCCAGACCTCGTCCTCGACGACCGCCATGGCGACCGGTCAGGACGGCTACGGCCCGGGCACCCTGCAAGGCCTCTACATCGACATCAACGGGCAGATCTTCGGGAATTACTCGAACGGCAAGACCGAGATCCTCTCCCAGATTCTGCTCGCCAACTTCACCAATCCGCAGGGTCTCGAGCGGGTCGGCGAAAACCTCTACCGGCAGACGACCAACACCGGGCAGCCCCGCATCACCAGTGCGGCTCAAGCCGGAGCGAAGGTGAATGCCGGCTACCTCGAGATGTCGAACGTCGACCTCTCACGGGAGTTCACCGATATGATCCTGGTGCAGCGTGCCTTTCAAGCCGCAGCAAGAGTGATCACCTCATCGGACGGACTCTTGCAGGAAATCACCCAGTTGAAGCGGTAA
- a CDS encoding flagellar protein FlbD, with amino-acid sequence MIEVTQLDGRRVVINGDQVERIEALPDTIISLTSGRKVIVRETVGELLQALVKSRTDRLFGAAPMIGQAMLARSALADTLNIG; translated from the coding sequence ATGATCGAAGTAACCCAACTTGACGGCCGCCGGGTCGTCATCAACGGCGACCAGGTCGAGCGCATCGAAGCCCTTCCCGACACCATCATCAGCCTCACAAGCGGGCGCAAGGTGATCGTCCGGGAGACTGTTGGCGAATTGCTGCAAGCGCTGGTCAAGTCGCGCACCGACCGGCTCTTCGGAGCCGCGCCTATGATTGGACAGGCGATGCTGGCGCGCAGCGCCCTGGCGGATACCCTTAACATCGGATGA